In the genome of Trichoplusia ni isolate ovarian cell line Hi5 chromosome 27, tn1, whole genome shotgun sequence, one region contains:
- the LOC113505814 gene encoding probable methylthioribulose-1-phosphate dehydratase, whose protein sequence is MTELGAEHPRNLIPELCKQFYHLGWVTGTGGGISIKEGDKIFIAPSGVQKERMRFDDLFVQTINDEDLELPPPEKKLKKSQCTPLFMLAYKDRGAGAVIHTHSPHAVRCTLLYDKEFVITHQEMIKGIKDASLGRYLRYDEKLVVPIIENTPFEKDLAGSMAEAIRQYPGTSAVLVRRHGVYVWGDTWQQAKTMTECYDYLFEMAVEMKKLGLDPAFNPETVQNGGNK, encoded by the exons ATGACGGAACTCGGTGCG gaacATCCAAGGAACTTGATTCCGGAGCTCTGCAAGCAGTTTTACCACTTAGGATGGGTGACCGGTACGGGAGGAGGCATCTCTATAAAGGAAGG GGACAAAATCTTCATAGCGCCATCAGGAGTACAGAAGGAGCGGATGCGGTTCGATGATCTGTTTGTTCAGACAATCAATGATGAAGATTTGGAACTACCACCCCCTGAGAAGAA ACTAAAGAAGAGTCAATGCACACCTCTATTTATGCTTGCATACAAAGACAGAGGCGCCGGCGCTGTAATACACACTCACTCACCGCACGCTGTCCGCTGCACGCTGCTGTACGACAAGGAGTTTGTTATCACACATCAGGAGATGATTAAG GGAATAAAAGACGCATCTCTCGGTCGCTACCTGCGTTATGACGAGAAGCTGGTTGTTCCCATCATAGAGAACACGCCGTTCGAGAAAGACCTAGCCGGCAGCATGGCCGAGGCAATACGACAGTACCCGGGCACGAGCGCCGTGCTGGTGAGGAGGCATGGAGTGTACGTGTGGGGCGACACCTGGCAGCAGGCCAAGACTAT GACGGAATGCtacgattatttatttgaaatggcTGTGGAAATGAAGAAATTAGGCCTGGACCCAGCATTCAATCCAGAGACGGTTCAAAACGGAGGAAACAAGTGA
- the LOC113505752 gene encoding uncharacterized protein LOC113505752 encodes MNRNQRRGRVPRRNDSPNRYNVSKSKCASDNEEAFSPKSKKEEKSVANRCCYVSPIQKDFGQSTGTGGPLKPMCDAETADQNNYHGLTAEQIGCDPVIPDTIHQLKELKKVLCGNTPKVENSSQYVPQKMTAAAGFVETADGSQWQNIDNIDDIEKFIAHEGRETPLIFDRLPLNIRISDVPRVKIIAEKFSKYKRNNLELRRLDEKVVCVEYDIYEQPHDDGSPKPVQRMRAFFSIKPIFDEGREKIGAIPKLPSSIKQKFDIVDEDLEKMTDKEIEIIDGKIDENQSYLEDLRRILKRKQIINAKKNRTSLDLQSLYEMAKKDCSPLDYDFSNANLLSKAELQEVKDLILQRCSSSAQGISRRRVRRRERGSNVEVGVISESIVAELLRDDATLNVLQ; translated from the exons atgaacAGAAACCAGCGTCGAGGGAGGGTGCCGCGTCGCAACGATAGCCCCAATAGATACAATGTCTCGAAATCCAAATGTGCTAGTGATAATGAAGAAGCGTTCTCTCCAAAGTCTAAAAAAGAGGAGAAATCGGTCGCGAATAGGTGCTGTTACGTCAGCCCCATTCAGAAAGACTTCGGTCAGTCGACCGGGACGGGCGGTCCTTTGAAACCAATGTGCGACGCAGAAACAGCGGATCAG AATAATTATCATGGCCTAACGGCGGAACAAATAGGTTGCGATCCAGTCATACCCGATACCATTCACCAACTAAAGGAATTGAAAAAAGTACTTTGTGGCAATACGCCTAAGGTTGAAAATAGTTCACAATACGTGCCACAGAAAATGACTGCCGCTGCAGGTTTCGTAGAGACAGCAGACGGGTCTCAGTGGCAGAACATCGACAATATTGATGACATTGAAAAGTTTATTGCACATGAAGGCAGAG AAACCCCTTTAATATTCGACCGGTTACCATTAAACATTCGGATATCTGACGTGCCACGCGTGAAAATAATCGCTGAGAAATTCTCAAAGTACAAGAGAAACAATTTGGAACTCAGACGACTGGACGAAAAGGTGGTTTGTGTGGAGTACGATATCTACGAACAGCCACACGACGACGGCAGTCCGAAACCGGTGCAGAGGATGCGGGCTTTCTTCTCTATTAAGCCCATTTTTGATGAGGGTCGTGAGAAAATAG gGGCTATACCAAAGTTACCGTCTAGtatcaaacaaaaatttgacATCGTCGACGAGGATCTCGAGAAAATGACAGACAAAGAGATCGAAATCATCGATGGAAAGATAGACGAGAACCAATCTTACTTGGAGGACTTAAGGCGTATATTGAAACGAAAACAAATCATTAACGCGAAAAAAAATAGGACCTCCTTAGATTTGCAATCTTTGTACGAAATGGCGAAGAAGGATTGCTCGCCTTTGGATTACGATTTTTCTAACGCGAACTTGCTGTCGAAGGCGGAGTTGCAAGAGGTAAAGGACTTGATCCTTCAGCGGTGTTCGTCGAGTGCGCAAGGGATTAGTAGGAGACGAGTGAGGCGAAGAGAAAGGGGCTCCAATGTCGAGGTCGGCGTGATCTCGGAGAGCATCGTGGCCGAGCTGCTGCGAGACGACGCCACGCTTAATGTCTTACAATGA
- the LOC113505813 gene encoding zinc finger protein 345-like, protein MDELKYCRVCLVMGAKMFSLNTNSSDSIGVTYSHLAQIPLIDKNQHVCYECASLLHKYQNFKSKCLRAHNILCSIKVDKKQLTKQAIQNIDKRLNKLESTLKLSPVSLSYIESEIDKNTNSGINDIKLKEDKENRQVEINIKVEEHNDIHLDEKCDYKGPPDDIQEDGFMPSSEDELPKIKAPKTKRKHKANSEPKIKKKKFKTIIKSEDDLSDNEPLSKSVSKTFDKQKTLKKKSGLNIAYFDDYATVVFLTPEDARKEVLLRKESSNYKKSPFKCDFCYRGYEAKAAFENHMKKHSVEYGDYECDLCHLRFPQQIYLCKHRLSCHKRKFSCKLCPYVCYCTYQAKTHVSLHKGKKYPCKDCSEIFSMPNSLLMHKRMKHLKESVRESVCEHCGSTFGTPRGLFLHNMKVHRQDKNDKLGPECEDCGVHFSSEVAWKRHLVLSTKHKVSNGCKFCGETFSNIDDLKGHMRVHSRKHINRSDNIKLPATCSMCDKWLSNRVEYKTHVTSEHPQTDEAKKLTADDQTPFVCEVCGQMFKQQCFLRYHQRKHSGERPYACAACGKRFQLAGALAVHRAVHARRQHHCHLCGRGFSFKSALNKHIKVHLGIRPHKCAICDKGFIHMCDLKLHIKYVHDKVPWPKKKSKRNISEEQAPFLEYN, encoded by the exons ATGGATGAATTAAAGTATTGCCGCGTATGTCTTGTGATGGGAGCAAAGATGTTCAGCTTAAATACTAATTCAAGTGACTCTATTGGAGTGACTTATTCACATTTGGCGCAGATACCA TTAATAGACAAAAATCAGCATGTGTGTTATGAATGTGCTAGCTTGCTCCACAAGTATCAGAATTTTAAGTCAAAATGTCTGAGAGCTCACAACATACTGTGTAGCATCAAGGTAGATAAAAAGCAG TTAACAAAGCAGgcaattcaaaatattgataaGAGATTGAACAAATTGGAATCCACACTAAAACTCTCCCCAGTGTCTCTGTCTTATATTGAAtctgaaattgataaaaacacaaattcagGTATTAATGACATCAAATTAAAAGAAGACAAGGAAAATAGGCAagtagaaattaatattaaagttgaaGAACACAATGATATTCATCTAGATGAAAAATGTGATTATAAGGGACCTCCTGATGACATTCAAGAAGATGGTTTTATGCCATCATCAGAAGATGAATTACCTAAAATCAAAGCTCCAAAAACTAAACGTAAACATAAAGCAAACAGTGAACCaaagataaaaaagaagaaatttaaaacaataataaagagtGAAGATGATTTGAGTGATAATGAACCTCTTTCAAAAAGTGTTTCAAAAACTTTTGACAAGCAAAAAACACTTAAGAAAAAAAGTGGTTTGAATATTGCATACTTTGATGACTATGCCACTGTTGTGTTCCTGACGCCTGAAGATGCAAGAAAAGAGGTCTTGTTAAGAAAAGAGTCCAGTAACTATAAAAAGTCCCCATTCAAGTGTGATTTTTGCTACAGGGGTTACGAAGCCAAAGCTGCATTTGAAAATCATATGAAGAAGCACAGTGTG gaATATGGTGATTATGAATGTGATCTCTGCCATCTCAGGTTTCCACAAcagatatatttatgtaagcACAGACTTTCATGTCATAAGAGGAAGTTTAGTTGCAAGCTGTGCCCTTATGTATGCTACTGTAC ataccAGGCGAAAACACATGTTAGTCTTCACAAAGGAAAGAAATATCCATGCAAAGATTGTAGTGAAATATTTAG cATGCCAAACAGCCTGCTAATGCATAAACGTATGAAACATTTGAAGGAGTCCGTGCGAGAGAGTGTTTGCGAGCACTGTGGCAGCACGTTTGGCACGCCGCGAGGACTGTTCCTACATAACATGAAGGTTCATAGACAG gACAAAAATGACAAGTTAGGACCCGAGTGTGAAGACTGCGGGGTACACTTTTCATCAGAAGTGGCATGGAAGCGACATCTAGTGTTATCTACGAAGCACAAAGTCAG CAACGGTTGCAAGTTCTGTGGCGAAACTTTTTCGAATATAGACGATCTGAAAGGCCATATGAGAGTGCACTCTCGTAAGCATATCAATAGATCTGACAATATTAAACTACCGGCAACATGTTCTATG tgtGACAAATGGCTATCAAATCGCGTTGAATATAAAACGCACGTGACTTCGGAACACCCTCAGACCGACGAAGCTAAGAAATTAACTGCGGACGATCAGACTCCATTCGTTTGTGAAGTCTGTGGCCAGATGTTTAAG CAACAGTGCTTCCTGCGCTACCACCAGCGCAAGCACTCGGGCGAGCGGCCGTACgcgtgcgcggcgtgcggcaAGCGCTTCCAGCTGGCCGGCGCGCTCGCCGTGCACCGCGCCGTGCACGCGCGCCGCCAGCATCACTGCCATCTGTGCGGGAGGGGGTTCAGCTTCAAGAGCGCGCTCAATAAACATATTAAG GTCCACCTCGGCATCCGTCCCCACAAGTGCGCGATCTGCGACAAAGGCTTCATTCACATGTGCGACCTAAAACTCCACATCAAGTATGTTCACGACAAGGTGCCTTGGCCTAAGAAGAAAAGCAAACGGAATATATCTGAGGAGCAAGCACCGTTCTTGGAATATAACTGA